The following coding sequences lie in one Eubacterium ventriosum genomic window:
- the carB gene encoding carbamoyl-phosphate synthase large subunit: protein MPKDPRIKKVLVIGSGPIVIGQAAEFDYAGTQACRSLKEEGLEVVLVNSNPATIMTDKDIADKVYIEPLTVPVLEKIIEKEKPDSILPTLGGQAGLNLAMEIAETDFLEKHECRLIGTTSETIKKAEDRLEFKETMEKIGEPCAPSLVVENVEDGIAFTNKIGYPVVLRPAYTLGGSGGGIAHNQVELVEILENGLRLSRVGQVLVERCIAGWKEVEYEVMRDSAGNCITVCNMENIDPVGVHTGDSIVVAPSQTLGDKEHQMLRTSALNIINELNITGGCNVQYALHPESFEYCVIEVNPRVSRSSALASKATGYPIAKVAAKIALGYTLDEIKNAITKKTYASFEPTLDYCVVKIPRLPFDKFITASRKLTTQMKATGEVMSICNNFEGALMKAIRSLEQHVECLMDYDFTELTDDQLEDQLHVVDDRRIWVIAEALRRGVSYDKIHEITKIDKWFIDKIAIIVEMENSLKNEPLTPELLKAAKRIEFPDTVISRLTGKSEDEIKQMRYDNNIVASYKMVDTCAAEFEAATPYYYSVYGGENESVETNPPKKVLVLGSGPIRIGQGIEFDFCSVHCTWAFKEEGYETIIVNNNPETVSTDFDIADKLYFEPLTPEDVENIVNIEKPDGAVVQFGGQTAIKLTEALMKMGVPILGTKAEDVDAAEDRELFDEILEKCSIPRPTGGTVFTAEEAKEVANRLGYPVLVRPSYVLGGQGMQIATCDEEVEEFMEIINRIAQDHPILVDKYLQGTEVEVDAICDGTDILIPGVMEHIERAGVHSGDSISVYPAYSLSKEIIDTIEDYTEKLARSLHVKGMINIQFIVCDGKVYVIEVNPRSSRTVPYISKVTGIPIVKLATKCIIGHTIKEMGYKPGLQPNADYIAIKMPVFSFEKIRGAETSLGPEMKSTGECLGIAKTFNEALYKAFLGAGVVLPKHKKIIISVKDADKQEVVPLAQRFEKLGYEVYATRSTADVLRQNGVDAIKVNKIHQEAPTVMDLLLEHKIDIVIDTPTQGRDKNRDGFLIRRTSIETGVNCFTSLDTVDALLTSLESNAKENLTLVDIATI from the coding sequence ATGCCTAAAGATCCAAGAATTAAGAAAGTTTTAGTAATAGGTTCAGGTCCAATCGTTATTGGACAGGCTGCAGAGTTTGACTACGCAGGAACACAGGCCTGCCGTTCTTTAAAAGAAGAAGGTTTGGAAGTTGTACTTGTAAACTCTAACCCGGCAACAATTATGACAGATAAGGATATTGCAGATAAGGTATATATTGAACCACTTACTGTACCTGTACTTGAAAAGATTATAGAAAAGGAAAAACCTGACAGTATCTTACCAACACTTGGTGGACAGGCAGGACTTAACCTTGCAATGGAAATCGCAGAAACAGATTTCCTTGAAAAACATGAATGTCGTCTTATTGGTACAACATCAGAAACAATTAAGAAGGCAGAAGACCGTCTTGAGTTTAAAGAGACTATGGAAAAAATCGGTGAGCCATGTGCTCCATCTTTGGTAGTAGAAAATGTTGAAGATGGCATTGCATTTACTAACAAAATCGGTTACCCGGTAGTTCTTCGTCCGGCTTACACATTAGGTGGTAGCGGCGGTGGTATCGCTCACAACCAGGTTGAATTAGTTGAAATCCTTGAAAACGGATTAAGACTTAGCCGTGTAGGTCAGGTTCTTGTTGAAAGATGTATTGCAGGATGGAAAGAAGTAGAATACGAAGTTATGCGTGATAGTGCAGGAAACTGCATCACAGTATGTAACATGGAAAATATTGATCCTGTTGGTGTTCATACAGGTGACAGTATTGTAGTTGCTCCATCACAGACTTTAGGTGATAAGGAACATCAGATGCTTCGTACATCAGCATTAAATATTATTAATGAATTAAACATTACAGGTGGATGTAATGTTCAGTACGCACTTCATCCTGAAAGCTTTGAATATTGTGTAATCGAAGTTAACCCTCGTGTAAGCCGTTCATCAGCTTTGGCTTCTAAGGCTACAGGTTATCCGATTGCAAAGGTTGCAGCAAAGATTGCGTTAGGTTATACACTTGATGAAATCAAGAATGCAATTACTAAGAAAACATATGCAAGTTTTGAACCAACACTTGACTATTGTGTAGTTAAGATTCCAAGACTTCCATTTGACAAATTTATTACAGCCAGCAGAAAGCTGACAACACAGATGAAGGCTACAGGTGAAGTAATGAGTATCTGTAACAACTTTGAAGGTGCTTTAATGAAAGCTATCCGTTCTTTGGAACAGCATGTTGAATGCCTTATGGATTATGATTTTACAGAACTTACAGATGATCAGTTAGAAGATCAGCTTCACGTAGTAGATGATAGAAGAATCTGGGTTATTGCTGAGGCACTTAGAAGAGGCGTAAGCTATGACAAAATTCATGAAATCACAAAGATTGATAAGTGGTTTATTGATAAGATTGCTATTATCGTTGAAATGGAAAATTCACTTAAGAATGAACCTTTAACACCTGAATTATTAAAGGCAGCTAAGAGAATTGAATTCCCTGACACAGTTATTAGCAGATTAACAGGCAAGTCAGAAGACGAAATTAAGCAGATGCGTTATGATAATAACATTGTAGCTTCTTACAAGATGGTTGATACATGTGCAGCAGAATTTGAAGCTGCAACACCTTACTATTATTCAGTATATGGTGGTGAAAACGAATCAGTAGAAACTAATCCGCCAAAGAAGGTACTTGTACTTGGTTCAGGTCCTATCAGAATCGGACAGGGTATTGAATTTGACTTCTGTTCAGTACATTGTACATGGGCATTTAAAGAAGAAGGTTATGAAACAATTATTGTAAATAATAACCCTGAAACGGTATCAACTGACTTTGATATTGCTGACAAGCTTTATTTTGAACCATTAACACCGGAGGATGTTGAAAATATTGTAAACATTGAAAAACCTGACGGTGCAGTTGTTCAGTTCGGTGGTCAGACAGCCATTAAGCTTACTGAAGCACTTATGAAGATGGGCGTTCCTATTCTTGGAACAAAGGCAGAAGACGTAGATGCTGCAGAAGATAGAGAATTATTTGATGAAATCCTTGAAAAATGTAGTATTCCAAGACCTACAGGTGGAACTGTATTTACAGCAGAAGAAGCTAAGGAAGTTGCTAACAGATTAGGATATCCTGTTCTTGTAAGACCTTCTTACGTACTTGGTGGTCAGGGAATGCAGATTGCAACATGTGATGAAGAAGTAGAAGAATTTATGGAAATCATCAACAGAATTGCTCAGGATCATCCAATTTTGGTAGATAAATATTTACAGGGAACAGAAGTTGAAGTTGACGCAATTTGCGACGGCACAGACATTCTTATTCCTGGTGTAATGGAACATATTGAAAGAGCCGGAGTTCATTCAGGTGACAGTATTTCAGTTTATCCTGCATACTCACTTTCAAAAGAGATTATTGATACAATTGAAGATTACACAGAAAAGCTTGCACGTTCACTTCACGTAAAAGGTATGATTAACATTCAGTTTATCGTTTGTGACGGTAAGGTTTATGTAATCGAAGTTAACCCACGTTCATCAAGAACAGTTCCATACATTAGTAAGGTTACAGGTATTCCAATTGTAAAACTTGCTACAAAATGTATTATTGGACATACAATTAAGGAAATGGGTTACAAACCGGGATTACAGCCTAATGCAGATTACATTGCAATTAAGATGCCTGTATTCTCATTTGAAAAAATCCGTGGCGCAGAAACAAGCTTAGGACCTGAAATGAAGTCAACAGGTGAATGTCTTGGTATTGCAAAGACATTTAACGAAGCACTTTACAAGGCATTCCTTGGGGCAGGAGTTGTTCTTCCAAAACATAAGAAGATTATTATTTCTGTTAAGGATGCTGATAAGCAGGAAGTTGTTCCACTTGCACAGAGATTTGAAAAGCTTGGATATGAAGTTTATGCTACAAGAAGTACAGCAGATGTATTACGTCAGAATGGTGTAGATGCAATTAAGGTTAACAAGATTCATCAGGAAGCACCAACAGTTATGGACTTACTTCTTGAACATAAGATTGATATTGTTATTGATACACCAACACAGGGACGTGATAAGAACCGTGACGGTTTCTTAATCAGAAGAACATCAATCGAAACAGGTGTTAACTGCTTTACAAGCTTAGACACAGTTGATGCATTACTTACAAGCTTAGAAAGCAATGCAAAAGAAAACTTAACATTAGTTGATATTGCAACCATCTAA
- a CDS encoding O-acetylhomoserine aminocarboxypropyltransferase/cysteine synthase family protein produces the protein MENNKGTICVQGGWKPTKGEPRVLPIYQSTTFKYDTSEQMGRLFDLEDSGYFYTRLQNPTNDAVASKICELEGGAAAMLTSSGQAANFYAVFNICEAGDHFIASSNIYGGTFNLFAVTMKKMGIDVTFVDPDISPEDLDKEFRPNTKCVFGESISNPSLVVFDFEKFSKAAHAHGVPLIVDNTFPTPINCRPFEYGVDIVTHSTTKYMDGHAMAVGGAIVDSGNFDWKAHADKFPGMTEPDDSYHGIVYAEKFGKAGYITKATAQVMRDLGSIPAPMNSFLLNVGLETLHLRMPKHCENALKVAKWLKNNDKVAWVNYPGLEGDKYYDLAQKYMPNGTCGVLTFGIKGGREASIKFMDNLKFVAIVTHVADARSCVLHPASHTHRQMTDEQLIEAGVQPDLIRFSVGIEDAEDIIADLEQALNA, from the coding sequence ATGGAAAACAACAAAGGAACAATTTGTGTTCAGGGTGGATGGAAGCCAACTAAGGGAGAGCCAAGAGTTCTTCCAATTTACCAGAGTACAACTTTTAAGTATGACACATCTGAACAGATGGGAAGACTATTCGATTTAGAAGACAGCGGATATTTCTACACAAGATTACAGAATCCAACTAACGATGCGGTGGCATCAAAGATTTGTGAACTTGAAGGTGGTGCTGCAGCTATGCTTACATCTTCAGGTCAGGCAGCTAATTTTTACGCTGTATTTAATATTTGTGAAGCGGGAGATCACTTTATTGCTTCATCTAATATATATGGTGGAACTTTCAATCTTTTTGCGGTAACAATGAAGAAAATGGGAATCGACGTAACTTTCGTTGATCCTGATATTTCACCGGAAGATTTGGATAAGGAGTTTAGACCTAATACTAAATGCGTATTTGGTGAGTCTATTTCAAACCCATCATTGGTAGTATTTGATTTTGAAAAATTCAGCAAGGCAGCCCACGCTCATGGAGTGCCACTTATTGTTGACAATACTTTCCCAACACCTATTAATTGCAGACCTTTTGAATATGGAGTTGACATTGTTACACATTCAACTACAAAATATATGGATGGTCATGCTATGGCAGTAGGCGGAGCAATTGTAGACAGTGGCAATTTTGACTGGAAAGCACACGCAGACAAGTTTCCTGGAATGACTGAACCGGATGATTCATATCATGGAATTGTTTATGCAGAAAAATTCGGTAAGGCAGGATATATAACAAAAGCTACAGCACAGGTAATGAGAGATTTAGGCTCAATTCCAGCACCAATGAACTCATTCCTGCTTAATGTAGGACTTGAAACATTACACCTTAGAATGCCTAAACATTGCGAAAATGCATTAAAGGTAGCTAAGTGGCTTAAGAATAATGACAAGGTGGCTTGGGTTAACTATCCGGGACTTGAAGGAGACAAATACTACGATTTGGCACAGAAATATATGCCTAACGGAACTTGTGGAGTATTAACATTTGGAATTAAGGGTGGACGTGAAGCGTCAATTAAGTTTATGGACAACCTTAAATTCGTGGCAATTGTTACACACGTAGCAGATGCACGTTCATGCGTACTTCATCCGGCAAGTCATACTCACAGACAGATGACAGACGAGCAGTTAATCGAAGCAGGTGTACAGCCGGATTTAATTAGATTTTCTGTAGGAATTGAAGATGCAGAAGATATAATCGCAGATTTAGAGCAGGCACTAAATGCATAA
- a CDS encoding glycosyltransferase family 2 protein, with product MKLLTITIPCYNSQDYMEKSICSALTGGDRVEIIIVDDGSSDNTLQIAKKYEEKFPNIVRVIHQENGGHGEAVNTGIKNATGLYFKVVDSDDCLGRKALEKVLNLLEEMVAKDAGLDMLVSNFMYDKQGARHKKIMRYRSAMTPGKMLGWEDIHFGRTQYLLMHSVIYRTKILRECGMELPKHTFYVDNIYVFQPLPYVKNIYYLDVCLYKYFIGRDDQSVHESVMIKRLDQQYRVTKLMLEIYNSSPKDQKNANDAMIHYFDMMMCVSSILSIREGSEERLKDKEKLWKQLEETNPELYGIVRNSLLGRTMNLPGKFGRKCSVVGYKVVNKFFGFN from the coding sequence ATGAAATTATTGACGATTACAATTCCATGTTATAATTCACAGGATTACATGGAAAAAAGTATTTGTAGTGCGTTAACAGGTGGAGACAGAGTTGAAATTATTATTGTAGATGACGGTTCATCAGATAACACATTGCAGATTGCAAAGAAGTATGAAGAAAAGTTTCCTAACATTGTAAGAGTAATTCATCAGGAAAACGGTGGACATGGAGAAGCTGTAAACACAGGAATTAAGAATGCAACAGGTTTGTATTTTAAGGTAGTTGACAGCGATGACTGCCTTGGAAGAAAAGCACTTGAAAAAGTATTAAATCTTTTGGAAGAAATGGTTGCAAAAGATGCAGGTCTTGATATGCTTGTGTCTAATTTTATGTATGACAAGCAGGGTGCAAGGCACAAGAAGATTATGAGATACAGAAGTGCCATGACACCAGGCAAAATGCTTGGTTGGGAAGATATTCATTTTGGAAGAACACAGTATTTGCTAATGCATTCAGTTATTTACAGAACAAAGATTCTTAGAGAATGTGGAATGGAACTTCCAAAGCATACATTCTATGTTGACAACATTTATGTATTCCAGCCGTTACCATATGTAAAGAATATCTATTACTTAGATGTTTGCCTTTACAAATATTTTATTGGAAGAGATGACCAGTCAGTTCATGAATCAGTTATGATTAAAAGACTTGACCAGCAGTACAGGGTTACAAAGCTTATGCTTGAAATCTACAATAGCAGTCCAAAGGACCAGAAGAACGCAAATGATGCAATGATTCATTATTTTGATATGATGATGTGTGTATCTTCAATTCTTTCAATTAGAGAAGGCTCTGAGGAAAGATTAAAGGACAAAGAAAAGCTTTGGAAACAGCTTGAAGAAACAAATCCTGAATTATATGGAATAGTAAGAAATTCACTTCTTGGAAGAACAATGAATCTTCCAGGAAAGTTTGGTAGAAAGTGTTCTGTAGTAGGATATAAGGTTGTAAACAAATTCTTTGGATTTAATTAA
- a CDS encoding UTP--glucose-1-phosphate uridylyltransferase, protein MNLQETKAKLEKYNQSQLLKYYDELDENQRQSLLKQIDEIDFDLLKLIEDGGKETEKGVITPLDDAVSIADIEANKDKYTAIGTEAIKEGKVAALLLAGGMGTRLGSDKPKGMYNIGLTRDVYIFEMLIKNLMDVVNQTGAWVPLYIMTSEKNNDDTVKFFEEMNYFGYDKNYVDFFVQEMAPAASFDGKIFLEDKDRISTSPNGNGGWFISFVKAGLCEKAKKAGVEYINIFAVDNVCQRMADPCFVGAMIDGGYRSAAKVVSKATPEEKVGVLCLEDGKPSIVEYYELTEDMRYQTKADGELAYKYGVILNYLFNIEDLEKNMKNNLSVHIVKKKIAHIDENGNAVKPETENGFKFETLVLDMVHMMDNCLAYEVVREKEFAPIKNKTGVDSVESARELLKLNGVTL, encoded by the coding sequence ATGAATTTACAGGAAACAAAAGCAAAATTGGAAAAGTATAATCAGTCTCAGTTATTAAAGTATTATGATGAACTTGATGAAAACCAGAGACAGTCTTTATTAAAGCAGATAGATGAAATTGATTTTGATTTGCTTAAGTTAATTGAAGATGGCGGAAAAGAAACTGAAAAAGGTGTTATCACACCACTTGACGATGCAGTAAGCATTGCTGATATTGAAGCAAATAAGGATAAATACACAGCTATAGGTACAGAAGCAATTAAAGAGGGAAAAGTTGCAGCTTTACTTTTAGCAGGTGGAATGGGTACAAGACTTGGCTCAGATAAGCCTAAGGGAATGTACAATATTGGTCTTACTAGGGACGTATATATTTTTGAAATGCTTATTAAGAATTTAATGGATGTTGTTAATCAGACAGGTGCGTGGGTTCCACTTTATATTATGACAAGTGAAAAGAACAACGATGACACAGTTAAGTTCTTTGAAGAAATGAACTATTTTGGTTATGATAAGAATTATGTTGATTTCTTTGTACAGGAAATGGCTCCTGCAGCATCTTTTGATGGCAAGATTTTCTTGGAAGATAAAGATAGAATTTCAACATCACCTAACGGCAATGGCGGATGGTTTATTTCATTTGTTAAGGCTGGTCTTTGCGAAAAGGCTAAGAAGGCAGGAGTTGAATATATTAATATTTTTGCAGTTGATAATGTTTGCCAGAGAATGGCTGATCCTTGTTTCGTGGGTGCCATGATTGATGGCGGATACCGTTCAGCAGCAAAGGTTGTTTCTAAGGCTACACCTGAAGAAAAGGTTGGTGTACTATGCTTAGAAGATGGAAAGCCATCTATTGTTGAATATTATGAATTAACTGAAGATATGAGATACCAGACTAAGGCAGACGGAGAGCTTGCATACAAGTATGGTGTTATCTTAAATTATTTATTCAACATTGAAGATTTAGAAAAGAATATGAAAAATAATCTTTCAGTTCACATTGTAAAGAAGAAGATTGCTCATATTGATGAAAATGGTAATGCAGTAAAACCTGAAACTGAAAACGGATTCAAGTTTGAAACATTAGTACTTGATATGGTACATATGATGGATAATTGTCTTGCTTACGAAGTTGTAAGAGAGAAAGAATTTGCACCTATCAAGAATAAAACTGGTGTTGATTCTGTTGAATCAGCCCGTGAATTACTTAAATTAAACGGAGTAACATTATAA
- the argS gene encoding arginine--tRNA ligase codes for MKKLLELITEEFEKAFEQNEYDKKLGKVVVSNRPDLCQYQCNGAMAGAKLYHKAPIMIANQVVESLQDNEMFESVEAVMPGFINIKLNSEFVAKYLNDMKEADKYGCENKAPETIVIDYGGANVAKPLHVGHLRSAVIGESVKRIERFMGNKVISDVHLGDWGLQMGLIITELECRKPDLVYFDESYTGEYPEEAPFTISELEEIYPCASAKSKVDEEFKEKAHQATLKLQSGYAPYTAIWKHIMKVSVEDLKKNYGNLNVDFDLWKGESDAQPYIPGLIQDLIDKKLAYESQGALVVDISKEDDTKELPPCIVRKSDGAALYATSDLATIIQREQDYKPNHYIYVADKRQELHFTQVFRVSKKANIVDENTKMEFLGFGTMNGKDGKPFKTRDGGVMRLENLIAQINKAVYDKIMENRTVSEEEANNTAKIVGLAALKYGDLSNQASKDYIFDIDRFASFEGNTGPYILYTIVRIKSILEKYKAESGNADVNLPVINTDNGSQMQLMLEVAKFNEIIENAAEELAPHKICSYVYDLSNAFNRFYHETKILAEEDQTKKAGYIALINLTINVLEQCIDLLGFSAPDRM; via the coding sequence ATGAAAAAATTATTAGAACTTATTACAGAAGAGTTTGAAAAAGCTTTTGAACAGAATGAATATGACAAAAAATTAGGCAAGGTTGTTGTATCTAACAGACCTGACCTTTGTCAGTATCAGTGTAATGGGGCAATGGCAGGTGCAAAGCTTTATCACAAGGCACCTATTATGATTGCCAATCAGGTTGTTGAGTCATTACAGGACAATGAAATGTTTGAATCAGTTGAAGCAGTTATGCCGGGATTCATTAATATTAAATTAAATAGTGAATTCGTAGCTAAATATCTTAACGATATGAAGGAAGCTGACAAGTATGGATGCGAAAACAAGGCGCCTGAAACTATTGTAATTGATTACGGTGGAGCTAATGTAGCTAAGCCTCTACATGTTGGACATTTACGTTCAGCAGTTATTGGTGAAAGTGTTAAACGTATTGAAAGATTTATGGGTAATAAAGTTATTTCTGATGTTCATTTGGGAGACTGGGGACTTCAGATGGGACTTATTATTACAGAGCTTGAATGTCGTAAACCTGATTTAGTTTATTTTGATGAATCATACACAGGAGAATACCCTGAAGAGGCACCATTTACAATTTCTGAATTAGAAGAGATTTATCCATGTGCCAGTGCTAAGTCTAAAGTTGATGAAGAGTTTAAAGAGAAAGCACATCAGGCAACATTAAAGCTTCAGAGTGGATATGCCCCATATACAGCTATTTGGAAACATATTATGAAAGTTTCTGTTGAAGATTTAAAGAAGAATTATGGAAACTTAAATGTTGATTTTGATTTATGGAAGGGTGAAAGTGATGCTCAGCCATATATTCCAGGACTTATTCAGGATTTAATTGACAAGAAGTTAGCTTATGAAAGTCAGGGAGCTTTAGTTGTTGACATTTCAAAGGAAGATGACACAAAGGAACTTCCACCATGTATCGTTAGAAAGTCAGATGGCGCGGCTTTATATGCAACATCAGATCTTGCAACAATTATCCAGAGAGAACAGGATTACAAGCCTAACCACTATATTTATGTAGCTGATAAGCGTCAGGAATTACATTTTACACAGGTATTCCGTGTATCTAAGAAAGCTAACATTGTAGACGAAAATACTAAGATGGAATTTTTAGGTTTCGGTACAATGAATGGCAAAGACGGCAAGCCATTTAAAACAAGAGATGGTGGTGTAATGCGTCTTGAAAACCTTATTGCACAGATTAATAAAGCTGTATACGATAAGATTATGGAAAATCGTACAGTAAGTGAAGAAGAAGCTAATAACACAGCTAAGATTGTAGGACTTGCAGCACTTAAGTATGGCGATTTGTCAAACCAGGCATCAAAGGATTATATCTTTGACATTGACAGATTTGCTTCATTTGAAGGAAATACAGGTCCATATATTCTTTACACAATAGTACGTATTAAATCAATTCTTGAAAAATACAAAGCTGAAAGCGGAAACGCAGATGTAAACCTTCCTGTAATCAACACAGACAATGGCTCACAGATGCAGTTAATGCTTGAAGTAGCTAAGTTTAATGAAATAATTGAAAATGCAGCAGAAGAACTTGCTCCACATAAGATTTGTTCATATGTATACGATTTATCTAATGCATTTAACAGATTTTATCATGAAACAAAGATACTTGCTGAAGAAGATCAGACTAAGAAGGCAGGATACATTGCATTAATCAATCTTACAATTAATGTACTTGAACAGTGCATAGACTTGTTAGGATTTAGTGCACCTGACAGAATGTAG
- a CDS encoding HAD hydrolase-like protein — protein sequence MNNYDVIIFDLDGTLSNSKEGITKSVQYALSKFGIEEPDLDKLEHFIGPPLVDELMKSYDFTREQALEGVGFYRERYKPIGIYETEIYPGTEEMLEMLKGNGKYIALATSKPLPMAEEVLKYLKIYSYFDKVMGAELKGPRQSKVDVLEALFDEMPDSITKKQCIMIGDTCFDIDGANIVGIDSIGVDYGFGDKDEMLAHGAKAIAYSATELCNMLLK from the coding sequence ATGAATAACTACGATGTGATTATTTTTGACTTAGATGGAACATTAAGTAATTCAAAAGAAGGAATTACCAAGTCAGTTCAATATGCTCTCTCAAAGTTTGGAATTGAAGAGCCTGATTTAGATAAATTAGAGCATTTTATAGGCCCTCCATTGGTTGATGAATTAATGAAAAGTTATGATTTTACGAGAGAACAGGCGTTGGAAGGTGTTGGATTTTATAGAGAAAGATACAAGCCTATAGGAATATATGAAACAGAAATATATCCGGGAACTGAAGAAATGCTTGAGATGTTAAAGGGTAATGGTAAGTATATTGCATTGGCAACTTCTAAACCACTTCCTATGGCTGAGGAAGTTCTTAAGTATTTAAAGATTTACAGCTATTTTGATAAAGTTATGGGAGCTGAGCTTAAAGGACCAAGACAGAGTAAAGTTGATGTACTTGAAGCATTGTTTGATGAGATGCCTGACAGCATAACTAAGAAGCAGTGCATTATGATAGGTGATACATGTTTTGACATTGATGGCGCTAATATTGTTGGTATTGATTCAATAGGTGTTGATTACGGATTTGGCGACAAGGACGAAATGCTGGCTCATGGAGCTAAAGCCATAGCTTATTCTGCCACAGAACTTTGCAATATGTTGTTAAAATAA
- a CDS encoding serine/threonine-protein kinase: MADIINNIVGGRYYILELIGRGGSAIVYKARDIHNGGIYALKKYITSDPANRKRLLEGMERELEVLKNCTHPVLPKIFDLIKIEDAFFLVMEYIDGIDLKKYVDEYGTLSTKMLIKVMEQVCSGFYYLHSLSPAIVYRDLKPANIILCKDGRIKLIDFGIAKRYRTDIDVDKLALGSKGFAAPEQFGDSKGKGLYNTDIRADIYGIGTTMYYLKTAKTYNSVPGSKSLYSFKDYFKTSHKLRKIIKKCTKNNPDLRYQSCIEILCSIKTLHIIGK; encoded by the coding sequence ATGGCAGATATTATAAATAATATTGTTGGAGGAAGATATTATATACTTGAACTTATAGGCAGAGGAGGAAGTGCTATTGTCTACAAGGCAAGGGATATTCACAATGGTGGAATTTATGCTCTTAAGAAGTATATAACATCTGATCCTGCCAACAGAAAAAGATTATTGGAAGGAATGGAAAGAGAACTTGAAGTTTTAAAGAACTGTACTCATCCGGTCCTTCCAAAAATTTTTGACTTAATAAAGATTGAAGATGCATTTTTTCTGGTAATGGAATATATAGATGGGATTGATTTAAAGAAATATGTGGATGAATATGGAACATTATCTACAAAAATGCTTATAAAAGTTATGGAACAGGTATGCAGTGGCTTTTATTATCTTCATAGTTTGTCGCCGGCAATAGTTTATAGAGATTTAAAGCCGGCTAATATTATCTTGTGCAAAGATGGAAGAATTAAGCTTATTGATTTTGGCATAGCAAAAAGATACAGAACAGATATTGATGTGGATAAGCTTGCCTTGGGAAGTAAGGGCTTTGCGGCACCGGAGCAGTTTGGTGATAGCAAAGGGAAGGGGCTTTATAATACTGACATTAGGGCAGACATATATGGAATAGGTACAACAATGTACTATTTAAAAACTGCAAAAACATATAATTCAGTGCCAGGCAGTAAATCACTTTACAGTTTTAAAGACTATTTTAAGACAAGCCATAAACTTAGAAAGATAATAAAAAAATGTACAAAGAATAATCCTGATTTAAGATATCAGAGCTGTATTGAAATACTTTGCAGCATTAAAACCTTGCATATTATTGGAAAATAA
- a CDS encoding CPBP family intramembrane glutamic endopeptidase: protein MRQKITAGRLWGLISPMVLYMIVQVVVSGIVTFGIIFAANFVLHDYATFSASKIGMKIAEKNILLELLISQIITAPILIKWLKDDINLDKETGFFKKFKRTSAFKFLLIIPFGITIMFCANYFVSILQMFMPEFMIDSYVGTSEALTSGPFIIQVLATAVGAPIVEELMFRGVIYRRLRRMAGVIPSAIIVSLLFGVYHGNWIQAPYAFLLGLACVYVYERYKSIIAPMILHGTANFVAVLITFFATISGESVVDQQITYSVQDLIVLIVFVIITGILTFLLYRVINKKVVPEEIN, encoded by the coding sequence ATGAGACAGAAAATAACAGCAGGAAGACTTTGGGGATTGATTAGCCCAATGGTTTTGTATATGATAGTTCAAGTAGTAGTATCAGGGATAGTAACATTTGGAATTATATTTGCAGCTAATTTTGTGTTACATGATTATGCTACTTTTTCAGCATCAAAGATTGGCATGAAAATAGCAGAGAAAAATATTTTACTTGAGTTGTTAATATCACAGATTATAACAGCACCGATATTAATTAAATGGTTAAAAGATGACATAAATTTGGATAAAGAAACAGGATTTTTTAAGAAGTTTAAAAGAACATCAGCATTTAAATTTTTACTTATAATTCCTTTTGGAATAACAATAATGTTTTGTGCCAATTATTTTGTTTCTATTCTACAGATGTTTATGCCGGAATTTATGATTGATTCATATGTAGGCACATCAGAGGCACTTACAAGCGGTCCGTTTATAATACAGGTATTGGCAACGGCCGTTGGTGCGCCTATTGTAGAAGAATTAATGTTTAGAGGTGTTATTTATAGAAGACTTAGAAGAATGGCCGGAGTAATTCCGTCAGCAATTATCGTATCATTGCTTTTTGGTGTATATCACGGAAACTGGATACAGGCACCATATGCATTTTTGTTAGGCTTGGCATGTGTTTATGTATATGAAAGATACAAGAGCATAATTGCACCAATGATTTTGCACGGAACAGCCAACTTTGTTGCAGTATTAATAACTTTTTTTGCAACAATTTCAGGAGAAAGCGTGGTTGATCAGCAGATTACTTACTCAGTACAGGACTTAATTGTGCTTATAGTTTTTGTAATAATAACAGGTATATTAACATTTTTATTATATAGAGTAATCAACAAAAAAGTAGTACCAGAGGAAATAAATTAA